A window of Malania oleifera isolate guangnan ecotype guangnan chromosome 5, ASM2987363v1, whole genome shotgun sequence contains these coding sequences:
- the LOC131155386 gene encoding 3-hydroxy-3-methylglutaryl-coenzyme A reductase-like, whose protein sequence is MDVRRRSSTKATHLADSTIQKHHLHRRHPKDHCEDSPLKVSSATDDALPLPLYLITNALFFTLFFSVVYFLLTRWREKIRTSTPLHVVTLSEMLAILAFFASFIYLLGFFGLDFLQYSLLTPRASSDEEEEQEEEAEDHNRLILQDDSRAAPCAAAVDCAVNVASPKPKAVDPLPPIISPPSSEEDEEIIKSVVAGTTPSYSLESKLGDCKRAAAIRREALQRITGKSLAGLPLEGLDYESILGQCCEMTVGYVQIPVGIAGPLLLDGKEYSVPMATTEGCLVASANRGCKAIYASGGATSIVYRDGMARAPLVRFGTAKRAAELKFFLESPLNFETLAIVFNRSSRFGRLQNIKCAIAGKNLYVRFCCSTGDAMGMNMVSKGVQNVLDFLQTDFPDMDVIGISGNYCSDKKPAAVNWIEGRGKSVVCEAIIKEEVVKKILKTNVAALVELNMLKNLTGSAVAGALGGYNAHASNIVSAVFIATGQDPAQNVESSHCITMMEAVNDGKDLHVSVTMPSVEVGTVGGGTQLASQSACLNLLGVKGANRELPGSNARLLATVVAGSVLAGELSLLSAIAAGHLVKSHMKYNRSNKDVSKAST, encoded by the exons ATGGATGTCCGCCGGCGATCCAGCACCAAAGCCACCCATCTCGCCGACTCTACCATCCAAAAACACCATCTCCATCGCCGCCACCCGAAGGACCACTGCGAAGATTCCCCGCTAAAAGTCTCCTCCGCCACCGATGACGCGCTGCCTCTGCCGCTCTATCTCATCACCAACGCGCTCTTCTTCACCCTCTTCTTCTCTGTAGTCTATTTCCTGCTCACCCGCTGGCGCGAGAAGATCCGCACCTCCACCCCTCTCCACGTCGTCACTCTCTCCGAGATGCTCGCCATCCTCGCCTTCTTCGCCTCCTTCATCTACCTTCTCGGCTTCTTCGGCCTCGACTTCCTCCAATACTCCCTACTCACCCCCCGCGCTTCCTCCGAcgaagaagaagagcaagaagaagaagcagaagaccACAACCGCCTCATCCTCCAGGACGACTCCCGCGCTGCCCCATGCGCCGCCGCCGTGGACTGCGCCGTTAACGTTGCTTCTCCTAAGCCCAAGGCGGTCGACCCTCTTCCTCCCATTATTTCCCCCCCTTCTTCCGAAGAGGACGAGGAAATCATCAAATCGGTAGTCGCGGGAACCACGCCGTCCTACTCCCTGGAATCCAAGCTCGGGGACTGCAAGCGCGCAGCCGCAATCCGCCGCGAGGCGCTGCAGAGGATAACGGGGAAGTCCCTCGCCGGACTGCCGCTGGAGGGGTTAGATTACGAGTCAATACTGGGGCAGTGCTGCGAGATGACGGTGGGATACGTTCAGATTCCAGTGGGGATCGCGGGTCCTCTCTTGCTTGACGGGAAAGAGTATTCGGTGCCTATGGCGACGACGGAGGGGTGTTTGGTGGCGAGTGCGAACAGGGGGTGTAAGGCAATTTACGCTTCCGGCGGGGCCACCAGCATAGTGTACAGGGACGGCATGGCGAGAGCCCCCCTCGTGCGGTTCGGGACGGCCAAGAGGGCGGCCGAGTTGAAGTTCTTCTTGGAGAGTCCTCTAAATTTCGAAACATTGGCCATTGTCTTTAACCGATCGAGCAGGTTTGGGAGGCTGCAGAACATTAAGTGTGCGATTGCGGGGAAGAATTTGTACGTAAGGTTCTGTTGCAGCACCGGCGATGCTATGGGAATGAACATGGTGTCCAAAGGCGTCCAGAATGTTTTGGACTTCCTTCAGACTGATTTCCCTGACATGGATGTCATTGGCATCTCCG GAAATTACTGTTCGGACAAGAAGCCTGCTGCTGTAAACTGGATTGAAGGGCGGGGAAAGTCAGTTGTCTGCGAGGCTATCATCAAGGAGGAGGTGGTGAAGAAGATCCTCAAGACCAACGTCGCTGCGCTTGTTGAGCTTAACATGCTTAAGAACCTTACTGGCTCTGCTGTGGCTGGAGCTCTCGGAGGCTACAATGCACACGCCAGCAATATCGTCTCAGCCGTCTTCATAGCCACGGGCCAAGATCCCGCACAGAATGTGGAGAGTTCCCACTGTATCACAATGATGGAAGCTGTTAATGATGGAAAAGACCTTCACGTCTCGGTCACCATGCCTTCGGTTGAG GTGGGTACGGTTGGAGGAGGCACCCAACTTGCATCCCAGTCAGCTTGTCTAAACCTGCTTGGGGTGAAGGGTGCGAACCGAGAGTTGCCGGGATCGAACGCGAGGTTGCTGGCCACCGTCGTAGCTGGGTCTGTTCTTGCTGGGGAGCTCTCCCTTTTGTCTGCAATTGCTGCTGGGCACCTTGTCAAGAGTCACATGAAGTATAATAGATCCAACAAGGATGTCTCCAAAGCTTCTACCTAA